In Flammeovirgaceae bacterium 311, one DNA window encodes the following:
- a CDS encoding GtrA family protein, whose protein sequence is MSLKAVVQYLIDLFYPIFRPVLDHQTYRFLACGGVNVAVEILSFFVAYHFIIQKQVIHLPMGIAISPYIGALIISFCIGFPQGFWMMRNVAFPTSTLRGRTQLVRYFIVVMINLLLNYVLLKILVEQLNIYPTPSKVIATGVIVVTSYLLQKYFSFRTN, encoded by the coding sequence ATGAGTTTAAAAGCAGTTGTTCAATACCTGATAGATCTTTTTTATCCAATATTCAGGCCTGTACTAGATCACCAGACCTACCGCTTTCTGGCCTGTGGTGGTGTAAATGTGGCAGTAGAAATCTTATCTTTCTTTGTAGCCTATCATTTCATTATTCAGAAGCAGGTTATTCATCTGCCAATGGGCATCGCCATCAGCCCTTACATTGGTGCCCTGATTATTTCCTTTTGCATTGGTTTTCCGCAGGGATTCTGGATGATGCGCAACGTAGCCTTCCCCACTTCTACCCTAAGGGGCCGTACCCAGCTGGTACGCTATTTTATCGTAGTGATGATCAACCTTCTGCTCAACTATGTGCTGCTGAAAATTCTGGTGGAACAGCTCAATATTTACCCCACACCCTCAAAAGTAATTGCCACAGGCGTGATAGT
- a CDS encoding Heme oxygenase (COG3230 Heme oxygenase): protein MTTEQPTIVERLRAETRPQHDRLEEVAASDKLAAGTLSPEEYLKLLRANYAAHRQLEKSVGRVAEMEALLEERQKTRLLEEDLKQAAEDPEQVWQQLEDKLPALQLENKYQALGAQYVMEGATLGGVVILKALKQHPQLQSYQPFHYYGCYGSDTGRRWSHFKQLLLEEVQTPEQQEEALKGTLGAYQLFEKAFVAVH, encoded by the coding sequence ATGACAACAGAACAACCAACCATAGTAGAACGGCTGCGTGCCGAAACCCGCCCGCAACATGACCGGCTGGAAGAGGTAGCAGCCTCCGATAAACTGGCAGCAGGGACTCTTAGTCCGGAGGAATACCTGAAACTGCTGCGTGCGAACTATGCTGCTCACCGGCAGCTCGAAAAATCAGTAGGTCGGGTAGCAGAGATGGAAGCTTTACTGGAAGAACGGCAGAAAACCCGGCTGCTCGAAGAAGATCTGAAACAAGCCGCGGAAGATCCGGAGCAGGTCTGGCAACAGCTGGAAGATAAGCTGCCGGCACTGCAGCTGGAAAATAAGTACCAGGCGCTGGGCGCTCAGTACGTGATGGAAGGAGCAACCCTGGGCGGTGTGGTAATCCTGAAAGCCTTAAAACAACACCCGCAACTGCAGTCCTACCAGCCCTTTCATTACTATGGCTGCTATGGAAGCGATACCGGCCGCCGCTGGAGCCACTTTAAGCAACTGTTGCTGGAGGAGGTGCAAACTCCCGAACAGCAGGAGGAAGCGCTGAAAGGCACCCTTGGTGCGTACCAGCTTTTCGAGAAAGCCTTTGTAGCAGTGCATTGA
- a CDS encoding ATP-dependent DNA helicase recQ (COG0514 Superfamily II DNA helicase) produces the protein MMQSAQSVLQQYWGYGDFRPLQEDIIGAVLQKKDVLALMPTGGGKSLCFQVPALMQEGVCLVITPLIALMKDQVEHLKARGISAEAVYSGMSKREIDVALDNCVYGSPKFLYLSPERLLTELLQERVKKMKVNLLAVDEAHCISQWGYDFRPAYLQIAEFRKLIPQVPCIALTATATKTVAKDIQERLAFRPGSSEFQKSFARDNLSYSVRWEENKPAKLLEILKKVPGTAVIYLRSRKQTQLVAKNLRQWGISADHYHAGLLHEERVRRQDAWMQGRLRVVVATNAFGMGIDKPDVRLVVHLGLPDTLEAYYQEAGRAGRDGKKAYAVVLVDEQDVSGLRERILREFPEPEVMRHVYQALANYYKLAIGSSQLSSYDFELDDFCRTYSLDANQTWHALKKLEEQGFLQLSEGFYAPSRLHILLQHQELYAFQIANASLEPLLKALMRIYGGEIFAGYTRISENEIARQTKDSVNGIKQKLEMMQKMEVLAYEPQRDKPQLTFLTPRHDAAKLPLQLKQLRERKEVCLEKAEAVIEYVKQEHLCRTRFLLDYFGEWDYEKCGICDVCLQQKGDGAQDSKIFRFRQQIRNAITIKALNPAELEKALEVSAANKNIMLHTVRLMLDEGSLKYDSTGCLVLSK, from the coding sequence ATGATGCAATCTGCACAATCTGTACTTCAACAATATTGGGGCTACGGGGATTTTAGACCCCTGCAGGAGGATATTATTGGTGCAGTGCTGCAGAAAAAAGATGTGCTGGCGCTTATGCCAACCGGAGGTGGCAAATCCCTCTGCTTCCAGGTACCTGCCCTTATGCAGGAAGGAGTTTGCCTGGTAATTACTCCCCTGATCGCTCTCATGAAAGATCAGGTAGAGCATCTCAAAGCCCGTGGTATCTCTGCTGAAGCCGTATACTCTGGTATGAGCAAGCGGGAAATTGATGTGGCTCTGGATAACTGTGTCTACGGCTCTCCCAAATTTCTCTACCTCTCTCCCGAACGGCTGCTCACCGAGCTGCTGCAGGAGCGGGTTAAGAAGATGAAAGTAAATCTTTTGGCCGTAGACGAAGCACACTGCATCTCCCAGTGGGGCTACGATTTCCGGCCGGCTTACCTGCAGATTGCTGAATTCCGGAAGCTGATCCCCCAGGTTCCCTGCATTGCCCTAACCGCTACTGCTACCAAAACAGTAGCCAAAGATATTCAGGAGCGGCTGGCCTTCAGGCCTGGCAGCAGTGAGTTTCAGAAGAGCTTTGCCCGCGATAACCTCTCATACAGCGTCCGCTGGGAAGAAAATAAACCAGCCAAACTGCTGGAGATCCTGAAGAAGGTGCCGGGTACGGCAGTCATTTACCTGCGCAGCCGCAAACAGACCCAGCTGGTGGCAAAAAACTTAAGGCAGTGGGGCATCAGTGCCGATCATTACCATGCCGGGCTGCTGCACGAGGAGCGGGTGCGCCGGCAGGATGCCTGGATGCAGGGGCGGCTGCGGGTGGTGGTAGCCACCAATGCCTTTGGCATGGGCATCGATAAACCCGATGTGCGGCTGGTGGTGCACCTGGGCCTGCCCGATACTTTAGAGGCGTATTACCAGGAAGCTGGCCGTGCCGGCCGGGATGGAAAGAAAGCCTATGCTGTGGTGCTGGTAGATGAGCAGGACGTAAGCGGCCTGCGGGAGCGGATCTTGCGTGAATTTCCGGAGCCGGAGGTAATGCGCCATGTGTACCAGGCGCTGGCCAATTACTATAAGCTGGCCATTGGCAGCAGCCAGCTCTCCTCTTACGATTTTGAACTGGACGATTTTTGCCGCACCTACTCCCTGGATGCGAACCAAACCTGGCATGCCCTGAAAAAACTGGAGGAGCAGGGTTTCCTTCAGCTAAGCGAAGGCTTCTACGCACCATCCCGCCTGCATATACTGCTGCAGCACCAGGAACTCTATGCCTTCCAGATTGCAAATGCCTCCCTGGAGCCCCTGCTAAAAGCACTTATGCGTATTTACGGAGGCGAGATCTTTGCCGGCTATACCCGTATTTCCGAAAATGAAATTGCCCGGCAGACGAAAGACTCTGTAAATGGCATTAAGCAAAAGCTGGAGATGATGCAGAAAATGGAGGTGCTCGCCTATGAGCCACAGCGGGATAAACCACAGCTTACCTTCCTGACGCCACGCCACGATGCCGCCAAACTCCCGTTGCAACTTAAGCAACTCCGGGAGCGTAAAGAGGTATGCCTGGAAAAGGCTGAAGCCGTAATTGAATATGTAAAACAGGAGCACCTGTGCAGAACCCGCTTTTTGCTCGATTACTTTGGCGAGTGGGATTATGAAAAGTGCGGAATATGCGATGTATGCCTTCAGCAAAAAGGCGATGGTGCACAGGATAGCAAAATATTTCGTTTTCGTCAGCAGATCCGTAACGCCATTACCATAAAGGCGCTGAATCCTGCAGAGCTGGAAAAAGCACTGGAGGTATCGGCCGCCAATAAAAACATCATGCTGCACACCGTGCGGCTCATGCTGGATGAGGGGAGCCTGAAGTACGATAGTACCGGCTGCCTGGTCCTTTCCAAATAA